A single Cyclopterus lumpus isolate fCycLum1 chromosome 15, fCycLum1.pri, whole genome shotgun sequence DNA region contains:
- the LOC117744076 gene encoding regulator of microtubule dynamics protein 2 isoform X2, translated as MAPADSKVLVLGALAGVAGIGLAAVFYQGFRSRQRGSWPRCYLNSTNAQGTGVMLVDGPGLPRGQAEVLERLEALIQCVSELKDEMKSLKNALPTLQDQVRVELRGRDEARPYYRTTPTRRKRAAGIIAGARAGGRSSEEAESEGGYMTALTDSEEEEPSDEEQVDEEQPADKLCVLLESIDSLRQGPESDKRESLDLLLEQREEFGQKSPFLWRLIRAYCDLHDISSTLEEKKTHAETGKKIGAEAVSLNPTCAESHLWYAIMCGLMAEYDTVQNKIKYGYIFKDHLDKAIELKPQNPMSYYLMGRWCYAVAQLSWIERKVAATLFGEPPSAKVEDALKNFLQVEEIQPGYSKHNYVFLAKCYKDLGRRAEAREMCRTASSMNTVTKEDEDAQKELDLLRPALGV; from the exons ATGGCCCCGGCAGACAGCAAGGTGCTGGTTCTGGGAGCGTTGGCTGGAGTGGCTGGCATTGGTTTGGCTGCAGTGTTTTACCAGGGCTTTAGGTCGAGGCAAAGAGGCTCGTGGCCACGGTGCTACCTCAACAGCACTAATGCCCAGGGCACCGGCGTCATGTTGGTGGACGGCCCAGGTCTGCCCAGGGGTCAGGCTGAGGTGCTGGAGCGCCTTGAAGCCTTGATCCAGTGTGTGTCCGAGCTGAAGGATGAGATGAAGTCGTTGAAAAATGCTCTGCCAACGCTGCAGGACCAAGTCAGGGTTGAGCTGAGGGGACGTGATGAGGCGCGCCCTTACTACAGGACCACGCCAACGCGAAGGAAAAGGGCTGCAGGCATCATTGCTGGGGCCAGAGCTGGGGGGCGGAGCTCTGAGGAAGCCGAGAGTGAGGGAGG GTACATGACCGCCCTGACGGACTCTGAGGAAGAAGAGCCAAGCGATGAGGAACAGGTGGACGAAGAACAACCTGCAGACAAGTTATGTGTCCTCCTTGAGAGTATCGACAGCTTGCGTCAGGGCCCCGAATCGGACAAAAGGGAAAGTCTCGACCTCCTcctggagcagagagaggag TTTGGACAGAAGTCACCATTTCTTTGGCGGCTAATCCGGGCTTACTGTGATCTTCACGACATCAGCTCCACTCTAGAGGAGAAGAAGACCCATGCGGAAACTG GGAAGAAGATTGGCGCGGAGGCCGTGAGCCTGAACCCTACGTGTGCTGAAAGCCATCTGTG GTATGCCATCATGTGCGGACTTATGGCCGAATACGACACGGTGCAGAACAAGATAAAGTACGGATACATATTTAAG gATCATCTGGATAAAGCCATCGAGCTGAAGCCGCAAAACCCCATGTCCTACTACCTGATGGGCCGCTGGTGCTACGCC GTGGCTCAGTTGTCGTGGATTGAGAGGAAAGTCGCTGCAACGTTGTTTGGAGAGCCTCCGAGTGCAAAAGTTGAAGATGCACTGAAGAATTTCTTACAG gtTGAGGAGATCCAGCCAGGATATTCTAAACACAATTACGTGTTTCTAGCTAAG TGTTACAAAGACCTGGGGCGGAGGGCTGAGGCCAGGGAGATGTGTAGAACTGCTTCTTCAATGAACACTGTGACCAAAGAG GATGAAGACGCACAAAAGGAGCTGGACTTACTTCGCCCAGCACTTGGAGTATGA
- the LOC117744076 gene encoding regulator of microtubule dynamics protein 2 isoform X1: MSPTFSFLVISVRSPQTCRMAPADSKVLVLGALAGVAGIGLAAVFYQGFRSRQRGSWPRCYLNSTNAQGTGVMLVDGPGLPRGQAEVLERLEALIQCVSELKDEMKSLKNALPTLQDQVRVELRGRDEARPYYRTTPTRRKRAAGIIAGARAGGRSSEEAESEGGYMTALTDSEEEEPSDEEQVDEEQPADKLCVLLESIDSLRQGPESDKRESLDLLLEQREEFGQKSPFLWRLIRAYCDLHDISSTLEEKKTHAETGKKIGAEAVSLNPTCAESHLWYAIMCGLMAEYDTVQNKIKYGYIFKDHLDKAIELKPQNPMSYYLMGRWCYAVAQLSWIERKVAATLFGEPPSAKVEDALKNFLQVEEIQPGYSKHNYVFLAKCYKDLGRRAEAREMCRTASSMNTVTKEDEDAQKELDLLRPALGV, encoded by the exons ATGAGCCCCACATTTTCCTTCCTTGTTATTTCTGTCCGTTCTCCACAGACCTGTAGGATGGCCCCGGCAGACAGCAAGGTGCTGGTTCTGGGAGCGTTGGCTGGAGTGGCTGGCATTGGTTTGGCTGCAGTGTTTTACCAGGGCTTTAGGTCGAGGCAAAGAGGCTCGTGGCCACGGTGCTACCTCAACAGCACTAATGCCCAGGGCACCGGCGTCATGTTGGTGGACGGCCCAGGTCTGCCCAGGGGTCAGGCTGAGGTGCTGGAGCGCCTTGAAGCCTTGATCCAGTGTGTGTCCGAGCTGAAGGATGAGATGAAGTCGTTGAAAAATGCTCTGCCAACGCTGCAGGACCAAGTCAGGGTTGAGCTGAGGGGACGTGATGAGGCGCGCCCTTACTACAGGACCACGCCAACGCGAAGGAAAAGGGCTGCAGGCATCATTGCTGGGGCCAGAGCTGGGGGGCGGAGCTCTGAGGAAGCCGAGAGTGAGGGAGG GTACATGACCGCCCTGACGGACTCTGAGGAAGAAGAGCCAAGCGATGAGGAACAGGTGGACGAAGAACAACCTGCAGACAAGTTATGTGTCCTCCTTGAGAGTATCGACAGCTTGCGTCAGGGCCCCGAATCGGACAAAAGGGAAAGTCTCGACCTCCTcctggagcagagagaggag TTTGGACAGAAGTCACCATTTCTTTGGCGGCTAATCCGGGCTTACTGTGATCTTCACGACATCAGCTCCACTCTAGAGGAGAAGAAGACCCATGCGGAAACTG GGAAGAAGATTGGCGCGGAGGCCGTGAGCCTGAACCCTACGTGTGCTGAAAGCCATCTGTG GTATGCCATCATGTGCGGACTTATGGCCGAATACGACACGGTGCAGAACAAGATAAAGTACGGATACATATTTAAG gATCATCTGGATAAAGCCATCGAGCTGAAGCCGCAAAACCCCATGTCCTACTACCTGATGGGCCGCTGGTGCTACGCC GTGGCTCAGTTGTCGTGGATTGAGAGGAAAGTCGCTGCAACGTTGTTTGGAGAGCCTCCGAGTGCAAAAGTTGAAGATGCACTGAAGAATTTCTTACAG gtTGAGGAGATCCAGCCAGGATATTCTAAACACAATTACGTGTTTCTAGCTAAG TGTTACAAAGACCTGGGGCGGAGGGCTGAGGCCAGGGAGATGTGTAGAACTGCTTCTTCAATGAACACTGTGACCAAAGAG GATGAAGACGCACAAAAGGAGCTGGACTTACTTCGCCCAGCACTTGGAGTATGA
- the cdc42ep3 gene encoding cdc42 effector protein 3 yields MPAKAPIYLKPNNSKKGKKCRLRDILSPDMISPPLGDFRHTIHIGKGGERDAFGDMSFLQGKYELLPGKGDVHPQYGIQSEFLRANSTGDASFAETPSPVLKNAISLPTIGGCQALTLPLISSTVFPMPPEPLEDIMGSPMKPDSTEEVEILQMDALLRSMDVFSTEPSSPTADLQSKPDVLLDLLESTHKSTSNAVAKANKINKNEPRFDKPSSYYINGHSNSTFKANGSLNSNMSRDSFDSFIGKGDFQNKICNDSRGLNDNGNCNGCGHFNKDITLGFKQKLSKCNGEWVDRDSGVEEGRICDFEFEFSNEKSMAQDSLSQITGSFLSLELDLGPSILDDVLNIMDKPRAKSRP; encoded by the coding sequence ATGCCAGCAAAAGCACCCATATACCTGAAACCCAACAATagtaaaaagggaaagaaatgtCGCCTCAGAGACATTTTGTCCCCAGACATGATCAGTCCACCACTTGGGGACTTCCGTCACACCATCCACATTGGCAAGGGTGGTGAGAGAGACGCCTTTGGGGACATGTCATTCCTCCAGGGGAAGTATGAACTCCTACCCGGGAAGGGAGACGTCCACCCGCAATACGGCATCCAAAGTGAGTTTCTGAGAGCTAACAGCACCGGTGATGCTTCCTTTGCGGAGACTCCCTCTCCGGTGCTTAAGAATGCCATCTCCCTCCCAACTATTGGCGGCTGCCAAGCGCTTACCCTCCCCCTGATCTCCTCTACTGTGTTCCCAATGCCTCCGGAGCCGCTGGAGGACATCATGGGGTCTCCCATGAAACCTGACAGCACAGAAGAGGTTGAGATCCTGCAGATGGACGCCCTGTTGCGCTCCATGGACGTCTTCAGCACAGAACCTTCGTCTCCCACCGCGGATCTCCAGTCGAAGCCTGACGTCCTCCTGGATCTGCTGGAAAGCACACATAAGTCTACCTCTAATGCGGTAGCCAAGgctaacaaaataaacaagaacGAGCCCAGGTTTGACAAGCCATCATCCTATTATATCAACGGTCACAGCAACAGCACCTTCAAAGCTAACGGAAGCCTGAACAGTAACATGAGCAGAGACAGCTTTGACAGCTTTATCGGTAAAGGGGACTTCCAGAACAAGATCTGCAACGACAGCAGGGGTCTCAATGACAACGGAAACTGCAATGGTTGTGGACACTTTAATAAAGACATTACCCTCGGCTTCAAGCAGAAGCTCTCAAAGTGCAATGGAGAGTGGGTGGACAGGGATAGTGGGGTAGAGGAGGGCCGCATCTGTGATTTTGAGTTTGAGTTTTCCAATGAGAAGAGCATGGCACAGGATTCCCTCTCCCAGATCACTGGGTCCTTCCTCTCCCTTGAACTTGACCTGGGCCCATCCATCCTGGACGACGTGCTTAACATAATGGATAAACCCAGAGCGAAGAGCAGGCCTTGA